A section of the Cryobacterium soli genome encodes:
- a CDS encoding LysR family transcriptional regulator, protein MELKQLEYFVAAAEELSFTRAARRRHVVQSAISTQVKALETELGVSLFDRSTQKISLTQDGELLLERARGILKSVDETRELLAPDRAELRGRLTIGVTQGAWRGMVTALTSYRAAHPHVRIELRQAPIMDLFAAVSDGALDVAVVPLRRTTEPGLLVRQLHSEVLTAVVGPMHPLAGRESVSLTELAELDLVGFTSTWALRAMTDRGFERARVAPHLAYEVNDVNTAADIVLSGLAAMVLTTHLADRFENLVHVPLVETIEWRVGVIASERRCTRAAAALMELLA, encoded by the coding sequence ATGGAGCTCAAGCAGCTGGAGTACTTCGTGGCCGCGGCCGAGGAGCTCAGCTTCACCCGCGCCGCACGGCGACGCCACGTGGTGCAGTCCGCGATCAGCACGCAGGTCAAGGCACTCGAGACCGAACTCGGGGTGTCGTTGTTCGACCGCTCCACCCAGAAGATCAGCCTGACCCAGGACGGCGAGCTGCTGCTGGAGCGGGCCCGCGGCATTCTGAAATCGGTCGACGAGACCCGGGAGCTGCTGGCGCCCGATCGGGCCGAGCTCCGGGGGCGCCTCACCATCGGCGTCACGCAGGGCGCCTGGCGCGGGATGGTCACCGCGCTCACGTCATATCGCGCCGCCCATCCCCACGTGCGCATCGAACTGCGCCAGGCGCCGATCATGGACCTCTTCGCCGCGGTGAGCGACGGCGCCCTCGACGTGGCGGTCGTGCCGCTGCGGCGCACCACTGAGCCGGGGTTGCTCGTGCGCCAGCTGCACAGCGAGGTACTCACGGCCGTTGTCGGGCCGATGCATCCGCTGGCCGGACGGGAGTCGGTGTCGCTGACGGAACTCGCGGAGCTCGATCTGGTGGGATTCACCTCGACCTGGGCACTGCGGGCCATGACGGACCGGGGATTCGAGCGCGCCAGGGTGGCGCCACACCTGGCCTACGAGGTGAACGATGTGAACACGGCAGCCGACATCGTGCTCAGCGGGCTGGCCGCGATGGTGCTGACCACCCACCTCGCCGACCGGTTCGAGAACCTCGTGCACGTGCCGCTGGTCGAGACCATCGAGTGGCGGGTGGGCGTCATCGCCTCGGAGCGCCGGTGCACACGGGCCGCGGCGGCTCTCATGGAGCTGCTGGCCTGA
- a CDS encoding LysR family transcriptional regulator, with amino-acid sequence MEFRHLEVFRVIAEELHFGRAAQRLFLAQPSVSQMLQKLEGDVGVLLVHRSSRSVQLTPAGSVFLAELDRVFAAADRAVALAQQAAGRGGALRIATNYPASRLLLLPLLEDLRKREPDTTTILREMGSPAQLHALARGDLDLGLVYGPLTEPGITSRYLLSVPVVALVRAGHPLAGTDEVSFEQIARFPYLTGIVSASPIVEGSILAAARAQGVPLRAANSSTDHASYQLEVETTDSIGFSSLPRAEQSKANGLHILRLTPVEPVVEIHVAWNGLNREPSVNSVIESLVELAETLRFAR; translated from the coding sequence ATGGAATTTCGCCACCTGGAAGTCTTTCGCGTCATCGCCGAGGAGTTGCACTTCGGCCGAGCCGCGCAGCGGCTCTTCCTCGCCCAACCGTCGGTGAGCCAGATGCTGCAGAAGCTGGAAGGCGACGTCGGCGTCCTTCTTGTGCATCGCAGTTCCCGGAGCGTGCAGCTGACCCCGGCCGGATCGGTGTTCCTGGCCGAGCTCGACCGGGTCTTCGCCGCGGCCGACCGGGCCGTGGCGCTGGCCCAACAGGCCGCGGGGCGGGGCGGCGCCCTGCGAATCGCCACCAACTACCCGGCCAGCCGGCTGCTGCTTCTGCCGCTCCTTGAGGACCTGCGCAAGCGCGAGCCCGACACCACCACAATCCTGCGGGAGATGGGCTCCCCAGCGCAGCTGCACGCCCTGGCCCGCGGCGACCTCGATCTGGGCCTGGTCTACGGCCCGCTCACCGAGCCGGGCATCACGAGCAGGTACCTGCTCAGCGTGCCCGTTGTCGCGCTGGTGCGTGCGGGGCATCCGCTTGCCGGCACCGATGAGGTCAGCTTCGAACAGATCGCCCGTTTCCCCTACCTGACCGGGATCGTGTCGGCCAGCCCGATCGTCGAGGGATCGATTCTGGCGGCGGCGCGAGCCCAGGGCGTGCCGCTGCGGGCCGCCAACTCCAGCACCGATCACGCCAGCTACCAGCTCGAGGTGGAGACCACCGACAGCATCGGCTTCAGCTCGCTGCCGCGGGCGGAGCAGAGCAAAGCCAACGGGCTGCACATCCTGCGTCTCACCCCGGTCGAACCCGTCGTGGAGATCCACGTGGCATGGAACGGACTGAATCGTGAACCCTCGGTGAACTCTGTCATCGAGAGCCTCGTCGAGCTTGCCGAGACGCTGCGTTTTGCCCGATAG
- a CDS encoding MBL fold metallo-hydrolase produces MQLTPLGVLAGMPSSGQGSSGYLVQTSASSLLLDAGPGTALTLSRYLDDRPLDAVFISHQHSDHIYDLLPLGKMLLGRRLHRDERTGELAVNEAVAAVPLFVPRGALKALVTLAQLFPVTTHPLLDRSFDLAFDVHEYEPGETHTVNDLALRFELLQHVSPNCGIRIGAGDDSLVYTGDTGVTDALPALAEGAGTLLSESTLRETDRSGHGHLTATEAADAARAAGVAELVLTHFSSTDAADHAWHRDRAARIFAGPVSIAQPTIPLTVAATQKKVSA; encoded by the coding sequence ATGCAACTCACCCCACTCGGCGTCCTCGCGGGGATGCCCAGCTCCGGCCAGGGCAGCTCCGGCTATCTCGTGCAGACCTCCGCTTCGTCGCTGCTGCTGGATGCCGGACCCGGCACCGCGCTCACGCTCAGCCGCTACCTCGATGACCGGCCGCTCGACGCGGTCTTCATCAGCCACCAGCACAGCGACCACATCTACGACCTGCTGCCGCTGGGCAAGATGCTGCTCGGCCGGCGCCTGCACCGCGACGAGCGCACCGGCGAGCTCGCGGTCAACGAGGCCGTCGCCGCCGTGCCGCTGTTCGTGCCGCGCGGCGCTCTCAAGGCACTCGTCACCCTGGCCCAGCTGTTCCCGGTGACGACGCATCCGCTGCTGGACCGCTCCTTCGACCTGGCCTTCGACGTGCACGAGTACGAGCCGGGCGAGACGCACACCGTCAACGACCTGGCACTGCGCTTCGAGCTGCTGCAGCACGTCTCGCCCAACTGCGGCATCCGCATCGGGGCCGGCGACGACAGCCTCGTCTACACCGGCGACACTGGCGTCACGGATGCGCTTCCCGCGCTGGCAGAGGGCGCCGGCACCCTGCTCAGCGAGAGCACGCTGCGCGAAACCGACCGGAGCGGCCACGGCCACCTCACCGCCACCGAGGCCGCGGACGCCGCGCGCGCCGCCGGAGTGGCGGAGCTCGTGCTCACTCACTTCAGCAGCACCGACGCCGCCGACCACGCCTGGCACCGCGACCGGGCCGCCCGGATCTTCGCCGGCCCGGTGTCCATCGCCCAGCCCACCATCCCCCTCACCGTCGCCGCCACCCAGAAGAAGGTTTCCGCATGA
- a CDS encoding MFS transporter: MNTPSGLTAPAVAAAPPSGQTPAGARRNGRVSHGTGFWIAAVAFLIVMAYSTVPTPLWSLYQVRDGFSTFAITIAFAAYAVGVVVSLFLAGHLGDTVGRRRLLLVALALEIVSAVIFIAWPELAGLITARVVSGLGIGMLTATATAHIVDLHLTARSSADPTRGQIVSGVANLGGFGVGALGSGLLAQFAPDPLVTPYVVFLVLLALAFVGILLVPETAHRPAVAPRYRPQRVSVPEHTGRFLLAGGVAFAAFAVLGLFTSLAPSFVAGRLHITSHAVAGLVVFGTFAAAALSQVAVRSLTPRTQILVGTVLFTLGLAGVAAVVVAAGNVLLFVLGGVVAGAGAGILFKAALAVAGSLASSTNRGEVLAGIFLIGYVGLTLPVVGIGVATLTVSLAAALVGFAVVIIALALATALPLLAPRHWS; encoded by the coding sequence ATGAACACACCCAGCGGCTTGACCGCCCCCGCCGTGGCGGCCGCCCCGCCCTCGGGCCAAACGCCGGCCGGCGCCAGGCGCAACGGCCGGGTCAGCCACGGAACCGGCTTCTGGATCGCCGCGGTCGCCTTCCTGATCGTGATGGCCTACAGCACGGTGCCGACACCGCTCTGGTCGCTCTATCAGGTGCGTGACGGCTTCTCCACGTTCGCCATCACGATCGCCTTCGCCGCCTACGCGGTCGGCGTGGTGGTCAGCCTCTTCCTGGCGGGGCACCTGGGCGACACCGTCGGGCGGCGGCGGCTGCTGCTCGTGGCCCTCGCGCTCGAGATCGTGTCGGCCGTCATATTCATCGCCTGGCCCGAGCTGGCGGGGCTGATCACGGCTCGCGTCGTCTCCGGCCTCGGCATCGGGATGCTGACCGCCACCGCAACGGCGCACATCGTGGACCTGCACCTCACCGCACGTTCCTCCGCCGACCCCACCCGTGGGCAGATCGTGTCGGGCGTGGCCAACCTCGGCGGCTTCGGCGTGGGCGCCCTGGGGTCGGGCCTCCTCGCCCAGTTCGCACCCGACCCTCTCGTCACCCCGTATGTCGTGTTCCTCGTGCTGCTCGCCCTCGCCTTCGTCGGCATCCTGCTGGTGCCCGAGACGGCCCATCGGCCGGCGGTGGCGCCGCGGTACCGGCCGCAGCGGGTGAGCGTGCCCGAGCACACCGGGAGATTCCTGCTCGCCGGCGGTGTCGCGTTCGCGGCCTTCGCGGTACTCGGACTGTTCACCTCCCTCGCGCCGAGCTTCGTCGCCGGCCGGCTTCACATCACCTCCCATGCCGTGGCCGGGCTCGTCGTGTTCGGCACCTTCGCAGCCGCCGCCCTCTCCCAGGTCGCCGTGCGGAGCCTGACGCCGCGCACCCAGATCCTGGTGGGAACCGTGCTCTTCACGCTCGGCCTCGCCGGCGTCGCCGCCGTGGTGGTCGCGGCCGGCAACGTCCTCCTCTTCGTGCTCGGCGGCGTGGTCGCCGGCGCAGGCGCGGGCATCCTCTTCAAAGCGGCCCTGGCCGTGGCCGGTTCACTGGCCTCCTCGACGAACCGGGGTGAGGTGCTCGCCGGTATCTTCCTGATCGGGTACGTGGGCCTCACCCTGCCCGTGGTGGGAATCGGGGTGGCCACTCTCACGGTGAGCCTCGCCGCCGCGCTCGTCGGCTTCGCCGTCGTGATCATCGCCCTAGCGCTGGCCACTGCGCTGCCCCTGCTCGCTCCCCGGCACTGGAGCTGA
- a CDS encoding GlsB/YeaQ/YmgE family stress response membrane protein, whose product MGFFGFLLLGLLAGAIAKLILPGKDGGGWVVTLVLGVVGALLGGFLGGLLFNAPLQDFFSLQTWLLAIGGSIIVLVIYGALTGRRR is encoded by the coding sequence ATGGGCTTCTTCGGATTCCTCCTCCTCGGCCTCCTCGCCGGCGCCATCGCCAAGCTCATCCTTCCGGGCAAGGATGGCGGCGGCTGGGTCGTCACCCTCGTCCTCGGCGTCGTCGGCGCACTCCTCGGCGGGTTCCTCGGCGGACTGCTCTTCAACGCACCGCTGCAGGACTTCTTCTCACTGCAGACCTGGCTCCTGGCCATCGGTGGCTCGATCATCGTGCTCGTGATCTACGGCGCTCTGACCGGACGCCGCCGCTAG
- a CDS encoding SDR family oxidoreductase, giving the protein MSRTYLVTGAASGIGQATAERLRSQGDRVIGADLHDADIQVDLSTAVGREELIARAGELSGGTLDGVAAIAGLAAPIAATAAVNYFGAIGTLAGARPLLATSPAPRAVAVSSISSLQPADTALVELMLAGDEAGALARAEALAAGAEAHQIYASSKQALSRWLRRTAPTADWAGAGIALNGVGPGVVITPMTRDLMATPESVAALLEMVPMPLNGPVEPEKVADLLCWLLGEGNSHVTGQIVFIDGGYDALTRSDTVW; this is encoded by the coding sequence ATGTCCCGCACCTATCTCGTCACCGGCGCCGCTTCCGGCATCGGCCAGGCCACCGCTGAACGCCTCCGCAGCCAGGGTGACCGCGTCATCGGCGCCGACCTCCACGACGCCGATATCCAGGTCGACCTGTCCACCGCCGTGGGCCGGGAGGAACTCATCGCCCGGGCCGGCGAGCTGAGCGGCGGCACCCTCGACGGCGTCGCGGCGATCGCCGGCCTCGCCGCCCCCATCGCGGCCACCGCTGCGGTGAACTACTTCGGCGCCATCGGCACCCTCGCGGGCGCCCGGCCGCTTCTCGCCACGTCCCCTGCGCCGCGGGCGGTTGCCGTCTCGTCGATCTCCTCGCTGCAGCCGGCCGACACCGCCCTGGTGGAGCTGATGCTGGCCGGCGACGAAGCCGGCGCTCTGGCGCGGGCCGAAGCGCTGGCCGCGGGCGCGGAGGCCCATCAGATCTACGCGTCCTCCAAGCAGGCCCTCTCCCGCTGGCTGCGCCGCACGGCCCCGACAGCGGACTGGGCCGGCGCCGGGATCGCACTGAACGGAGTGGGCCCCGGCGTGGTGATCACGCCGATGACGCGCGACCTGATGGCCACGCCGGAGTCCGTCGCCGCCCTGCTGGAGATGGTGCCGATGCCGTTGAACGGGCCGGTGGAGCCGGAGAAGGTGGCCGATCTCCTCTGCTGGCTGCTCGGCGAGGGCAACTCCCACGTGACCGGCCAGATCGTCTTCATCGACGGCGGCTACGACGCGCTGACCCGCTCCGACACGGTCTGGTGA